In a single window of the Bacteroidota bacterium genome:
- a CDS encoding response regulator transcription factor — translation MRRFKTVIIEDELQCLETLELLIGKFCPEIEIVGTANSISDGKRVIIKEAPEVVFIDVELPGGNSFSLLKDLDKINFKVIFTTAHERYALQAAKSSAIDFLLKPINKEELIDAVSKLKNTVNFGNRINNFIENLNLPEDDHRIAIWGNKEIEFVNVAEIIYCKARANNAEIFLTNGSSILSTKPLKELEQVLSNYNFYRIHHANLINLKHVKKFLKIDGGFAQMIDGSQIEVSTRRKGDFLKKLKIN, via the coding sequence ATGAGAAGATTCAAAACAGTAATTATTGAAGATGAATTGCAATGTCTTGAAACATTAGAACTTTTAATTGGAAAATTTTGTCCCGAAATTGAAATTGTGGGTACTGCCAATTCAATTAGTGATGGAAAAAGAGTTATAATAAAGGAGGCGCCGGAGGTGGTGTTTATTGATGTCGAATTGCCAGGAGGTAATTCCTTTTCACTCTTGAAAGATCTTGATAAAATTAATTTTAAAGTGATATTTACCACAGCTCATGAACGCTATGCACTTCAGGCGGCAAAAAGTTCGGCTATTGATTTTCTTTTAAAACCAATTAACAAGGAAGAACTCATTGATGCAGTAAGCAAATTAAAAAACACAGTTAATTTCGGAAACAGGATAAATAATTTTATTGAAAATTTAAACCTACCCGAAGATGATCATAGAATAGCTATTTGGGGCAATAAAGAAATCGAGTTTGTAAATGTAGCTGAAATCATTTATTGTAAAGCGAGGGCTAACAATGCAGAGATTTTTCTGACAAATGGAAGCTCAATTTTATCAACTAAGCCCCTAAAAGAATTGGAACAAGTGCTCAGCAATTATAATTTTTACAGGATTCACCACGCCAATCTCATTAATTTAAAACATGTAAAAAAGTTTCTGAAAATTGATGGAGGCTTTGCACAAATGATCGATGGTTCTCAAATAGAGGTATCAACCAGGAGAAAGGGAGATTTTTTGAAGAAATTAAAAATTAATTAA
- a CDS encoding histidine kinase, with protein MLLSFHVLYNGGLYAQELNYRNFSVRNGLPSSETYAVLQDSKGYIWIAGDAGVSKYNGHQFENYTTSDGLADNTIFNLYEDKKGRIWFLSYSGNLSYYEKGEIKKIFPNGELSLFIQNQFLKHIVIDSLDNIWLGTNHNLFKLNLKSKIFDCKIMYTPQGYYIKEIENSFICGRRLGADFDTTQIKFNIDWKGKVISKELPNTNFTRSNMGFAIDSKKQGVFYNFNKRIFFNLESGELDQGTLPYEPISVYTDKKDRCWFGTFLNGVYLYEGNHVNSKFVKQFLKGKSVTMVFQDNEGGYWFSTLEQGVYYISESQISNISENDKPLKNVKIASFKDSLIFGVATEVGGFGAKQNYFEEINFLPNKVGNTATSIFVDSKTNVWFGISLNSFIYNPESKKIIKNPFGSFSWTGVTEDNHGDIWMSSHGCLYKICSSELKICDTIRLVKRPLVLKTGINNEIFIGSLDGLWKYEKDSLIYLGNKHPFFKNRIDDILILKDGSVCLATKGAGLGIWKNGDIKNIKISTGLQSSICKSLAIDNDGNVWVGTNRGLSRIVIEKGKYTVNSFTKRHGLIDNEINSIAFCNDKLWVATNEGLSYHNPQELFKKKIVAPIFIKKIFTVDSTYIPGEIPLELSYKENFIEIEFEALTYIDPNNTKYLYRLLGLNSKWRTTNNSSLQFSHLPPGKYLFEVAVLSIGTNALNSSAKFPFYVMPPFWDLWWFKVLIALIIAGLTFYVFRYQNKRYRYKIKRKYEYEKKLAEIELRALRAQLNPHFIFNCLGTVQNLILKNKNDAAEAYITRFSKLLRTVLASSSENVISLEQELETARFYIELETLRFAQGFKYTIEIQTGINVAEIDIPPMLIQPFIENAIWHGLSHKEGDKNLEIIVSKNPDSNVCLTIADNGIGREKSQQLNQDLKKFKSYGINLIHDRIISSNIYSERKINLSIIDLKDEQNRPLGTLVKLLIPE; from the coding sequence TTGTTATTATCATTCCATGTCTTGTACAATGGGGGATTGTATGCCCAAGAACTTAATTACAGGAATTTCAGTGTAAGAAATGGCCTGCCCAGTTCTGAAACCTATGCTGTGTTACAGGATTCAAAAGGATATATTTGGATTGCAGGAGATGCCGGAGTAAGTAAATACAATGGCCATCAGTTTGAAAATTATACAACCTCAGATGGCCTGGCTGACAATACCATTTTTAATTTATATGAAGATAAAAAGGGCAGGATTTGGTTTCTAAGTTATTCGGGCAATTTATCCTATTATGAAAAAGGTGAAATAAAAAAGATATTTCCAAATGGAGAACTTAGCCTATTTATTCAGAACCAGTTTTTAAAACACATAGTTATTGATAGTCTTGATAATATCTGGCTCGGTACAAACCATAACCTGTTTAAACTAAATCTGAAAAGTAAAATTTTTGATTGTAAGATAATGTATACTCCACAAGGGTATTACATAAAGGAAATTGAAAATTCTTTTATTTGTGGCAGGAGACTTGGAGCTGATTTTGATACAACGCAAATAAAATTCAACATTGATTGGAAAGGAAAAGTGATTAGTAAAGAATTGCCTAACACTAATTTCACCAGGTCCAATATGGGTTTTGCAATAGATTCCAAAAAACAAGGGGTGTTTTATAATTTCAATAAGCGCATTTTTTTTAATCTGGAATCTGGAGAACTAGATCAAGGAACATTACCATACGAACCTATTAGTGTTTATACTGATAAAAAAGACAGGTGTTGGTTCGGTACTTTTCTTAATGGGGTTTATTTGTATGAAGGAAATCATGTAAATTCTAAGTTTGTAAAGCAATTTTTAAAGGGGAAGTCCGTAACAATGGTTTTCCAAGATAATGAAGGAGGTTATTGGTTTTCAACACTCGAACAAGGAGTTTATTATATTTCAGAATCTCAGATTTCAAATATTTCTGAAAATGATAAGCCTTTGAAAAATGTAAAAATAGCATCTTTCAAGGATTCCCTGATTTTTGGAGTAGCAACAGAAGTGGGAGGATTCGGGGCTAAACAGAACTATTTTGAAGAAATAAATTTTTTACCCAATAAAGTAGGCAATACGGCAACATCAATATTTGTAGATTCTAAAACCAATGTTTGGTTTGGTATATCTTTAAACTCCTTTATTTACAATCCAGAATCGAAAAAAATAATAAAAAATCCTTTCGGAAGCTTCTCATGGACTGGCGTAACAGAGGATAATCATGGTGATATATGGATGAGCTCGCACGGTTGTTTATATAAAATTTGTAGTTCGGAATTGAAAATTTGCGACACAATTCGGTTGGTTAAAAGACCACTGGTGTTGAAAACGGGTATAAACAATGAAATATTTATTGGTTCACTCGATGGACTATGGAAATATGAAAAGGATAGCTTAATTTATCTGGGAAATAAACACCCTTTTTTTAAAAATCGCATTGATGATATTTTAATACTAAAAGATGGAAGTGTTTGTCTGGCAACAAAAGGCGCGGGATTAGGCATATGGAAAAACGGAGATATTAAAAATATAAAAATCTCAACAGGTCTGCAGAGCAGTATTTGCAAATCGCTTGCAATTGATAATGACGGAAATGTTTGGGTGGGAACAAACAGGGGATTAAGCCGAATAGTTATTGAGAAGGGAAAATACACCGTTAATAGTTTTACCAAAAGGCATGGATTAATTGATAATGAAATAAACTCTATTGCTTTTTGCAATGATAAGTTATGGGTTGCCACAAATGAAGGCCTTTCTTATCATAACCCACAGGAGCTTTTTAAAAAAAAAATTGTTGCGCCCATATTTATAAAAAAAATATTTACCGTTGATTCCACGTATATTCCAGGTGAAATTCCATTGGAATTAAGTTATAAGGAAAATTTTATTGAAATCGAATTCGAAGCACTCACTTATATTGATCCCAACAATACAAAATATCTATATAGACTTCTGGGATTAAATTCAAAATGGAGAACAACAAACAACAGTTCACTTCAGTTTTCCCATTTACCCCCCGGAAAGTATTTATTTGAAGTTGCTGTTTTGTCCATTGGAACCAATGCCCTTAATTCTTCAGCAAAATTTCCCTTTTATGTAATGCCTCCTTTTTGGGATTTATGGTGGTTTAAAGTATTAATAGCTCTCATAATTGCTGGCCTTACCTTTTATGTTTTCAGATATCAGAATAAACGTTACAGATATAAGATTAAAAGAAAATATGAATATGAAAAAAAGTTGGCGGAAATAGAATTAAGAGCTTTGCGTGCACAGTTAAACCCACACTTTATTTTCAACTGTTTGGGAACTGTTCAAAATCTTATTTTGAAGAATAAAAATGATGCAGCTGAGGCATATATTACAAGGTTTTCAAAATTGTTAAGAACAGTGCTGGCTAGTTCCTCAGAAAATGTAATTTCCCTGGAACAGGAATTGGAAACAGCACGGTTTTATATAGAACTGGAGACCCTTAGATTTGCACAAGGATTTAAATACACAATCGAAATTCAAACAGGTATAAATGTTGCTGAAATAGATATTCCTCCTATGCTAATTCAGCCATTTATAGAAAACGCAATATGGCATGGTTTAAGTCACAAAGAAGGAGATAAAAACCTAGAGATTATTGTATCAAAAAATCCAGATTCTAATGTTTGCTTAACCATTGCTGATAATGGAATAGGAAGGGAAAAGTCTCAACAATTAAATCAGGATCTGAAGAAGTTTAAATCATATGGAATAAATCTAATTCATGATCGGATTATAAGCTCAAATATTTACTCGGAAAGAAAAATAAATTTATCCATTATAGATTTAAAAGATGAACAAAACAGACCTTTAGGAACCCTTGTAAAACTATTAATACCGGAATAA
- a CDS encoding sugar transferase: MQKRLFDIVLSLLGLIFLLPAFLIISLWIVFDSKGGIFYLQTRVGKNGKDFKLFKFRTMSTGADKKGLLTVGAKDSRITNAGYWLRKYKLDEFPQLLNVFLGQMSLVGPRPEVRKYVDLYSQDQLRVLLVKPGITDYASIEFSNENELLAAVENPDEYYINKIMPEKLSLNLKYINSPGLITDIKIILKTALKILK, translated from the coding sequence ATGCAAAAAAGATTATTTGATATTGTTTTATCTTTGTTAGGCTTGATTTTTCTTTTGCCTGCATTCCTCATTATTTCTCTCTGGATTGTTTTTGATTCAAAAGGAGGGATCTTTTATTTACAGACAAGAGTGGGTAAAAACGGTAAGGATTTTAAATTATTCAAATTTCGGACAATGTCTACTGGAGCGGATAAAAAGGGACTTTTAACAGTAGGAGCAAAAGACAGTAGAATAACTAATGCTGGATATTGGCTGAGAAAATATAAGTTAGATGAGTTTCCCCAGTTATTAAATGTGTTTTTAGGCCAAATGAGCCTGGTAGGCCCCAGGCCGGAAGTAAGGAAATATGTTGATTTATATTCTCAGGATCAGTTACGTGTACTCTTAGTAAAGCCAGGGATTACTGATTATGCTTCCATTGAATTTTCAAATGAAAATGAGCTTCTAGCAGCGGTAGAAAATCCGGATGAATATTACATCAATAAAATAATGCCCGAAAAGCTTTCTTTAAACCTTAAATACATAAATTCTCCAGGTTTAATTACAGATATTAAAATTATTTTAAAAACAGCCCTTAAAATACTTAAATAA
- a CDS encoding DegT/DnrJ/EryC1/StrS aminotransferase family protein: MIPFSPPRIDQKIIDEVTAALKSGWITTGPRTKQFEKSITAYCGHKATVALNSATAGLELMLRWYGVGEGDEVILPAYTYCATANVVIHCGAKPVFVDVNKDDFNISVNEIRQAINEKTKVIMPVDFAGLPCDYEQINQLVQENEIQKIFAPKGENQQKLGRIMVLSDAAHSFGAIYKGKVAGNLTDVSAFSFHAVKNLTTAEGGAIALNFPAPFDNEEIYKELCIVSLHGQNKDALAKTQKGNWRYDVVTAGYKCNMTDICAAIGLIEIDRYKDDTLVKRKQIFNKYAAKLAMHSWAELPVFQTNEKTSSFHLFPLRIKGVSEEQRDLIIQKIFDKDVSVNVHFIPVPKMSFYASLGYDMSNYPVSLNNYSREISLPVYYDLSDDNINTVINAVIGAVESVMEIVEA, translated from the coding sequence ATGATCCCATTCTCGCCTCCAAGAATTGACCAGAAAATAATTGACGAAGTAACAGCCGCCCTTAAATCAGGTTGGATTACTACCGGGCCAAGAACCAAGCAGTTTGAAAAATCCATAACTGCATATTGTGGTCATAAAGCTACAGTTGCCCTTAATTCAGCAACGGCAGGGCTTGAATTAATGCTCAGATGGTATGGAGTAGGAGAGGGTGATGAGGTTATTCTTCCTGCATACACTTATTGCGCTACTGCAAACGTTGTAATTCATTGTGGTGCTAAACCTGTATTTGTGGATGTAAATAAAGATGATTTTAATATTTCTGTTAATGAGATAAGACAAGCCATCAATGAAAAAACAAAAGTAATTATGCCTGTTGATTTTGCCGGATTACCTTGTGATTATGAACAAATAAATCAACTTGTTCAAGAGAATGAAATCCAAAAAATATTTGCTCCAAAAGGTGAAAATCAACAGAAATTAGGTAGAATTATGGTTCTTTCCGATGCTGCCCATTCCTTTGGTGCTATTTATAAGGGAAAAGTAGCTGGAAATTTAACCGATGTTTCTGCTTTTTCATTTCATGCTGTTAAAAACCTTACCACTGCAGAAGGAGGTGCAATTGCCTTAAACTTCCCAGCTCCATTTGATAATGAAGAAATTTACAAGGAGTTATGTATTGTTTCCCTTCACGGACAAAACAAGGATGCCCTTGCCAAAACCCAAAAAGGAAACTGGCGCTATGATGTTGTTACTGCCGGTTATAAATGCAACATGACTGATATTTGTGCTGCTATTGGGCTCATTGAAATAGATAGGTATAAAGATGACACGCTAGTAAAACGAAAGCAAATATTTAATAAATATGCTGCAAAGCTAGCTATGCATAGTTGGGCTGAGCTTCCGGTTTTTCAAACAAATGAAAAAACTTCCAGCTTTCATCTTTTTCCACTTCGAATAAAAGGTGTTTCAGAGGAACAACGGGATTTAATTATTCAAAAAATATTTGATAAAGATGTTTCTGTGAACGTTCACTTTATTCCTGTTCCCAAAATGAGTTTTTATGCCTCCCTCGGCTATGACATGAGTAATTACCCTGTTTCCCTGAACAATTACTCAAGAGAAATTTCTTTACCTGTTTATTATGATTTGTCAGATGATAATATAAATACTGTTATCAATGCGGTTATAGGAGCTGTTGAATCTGTTATGGAAATAGTTGAGGCTTAA
- a CDS encoding O-antigen ligase family protein has translation MISPKFNEKTHLFLTGLLAFLIPANPYIVVPVVILLAINWLSNPKLIIQGFKHNIQNIPLLMMVLFFVLYLIGMLYSDNLQFGFETIETKLSFLAFPLIFSPYSNTFKNNMNRYLKFFIYGCAVNAFACFAWAAYRFLKPVYVDLYGVPYDLGASYFYYEQLSVFFHPSYIAMYSVFALAALFHLVNTNALKLNWNWYALIVLLIVFILLLSSKAGWIGLLLFLVYFSRNLLKKKGIKHVVLMFGFLIGLFFTLNIYFTPLFTVRIPQLSVITDALKGRNSENEIVKTSTDGTGSRILVWKAAIEIIKNNFWIGVGTGDAKDKMLEKYKEMEMTTEYEHKLNSHNQYLNTFIALGIFGFSVLILCFIFPFYFSYKNQFILYGAFIIFVAVNFLFESMLERQAGVIFFTFFNSIFIFSLNQSNNDPILASKN, from the coding sequence ATGATTTCTCCAAAATTCAATGAAAAAACACATCTGTTTCTTACAGGATTATTGGCTTTTTTAATCCCTGCTAATCCCTATATCGTTGTTCCCGTTGTAATTTTATTAGCTATTAATTGGTTAAGCAATCCTAAATTAATTATCCAAGGTTTTAAACATAACATACAAAACATTCCCTTATTAATGATGGTTTTGTTTTTTGTTTTATATCTCATAGGTATGCTTTACTCAGATAATTTGCAGTTTGGGTTCGAAACAATTGAAACTAAATTGTCCTTTTTAGCATTTCCGCTTATTTTTTCTCCCTATTCTAATACATTTAAGAACAACATGAATAGGTATTTGAAATTTTTTATATATGGTTGCGCTGTAAATGCTTTTGCTTGTTTTGCCTGGGCTGCTTACCGTTTTTTAAAACCAGTTTATGTTGATTTATATGGAGTTCCTTATGATTTGGGAGCAAGTTATTTTTATTATGAACAATTATCTGTGTTCTTTCATCCCAGTTATATTGCAATGTATAGTGTTTTTGCATTGGCAGCACTATTTCATTTAGTAAACACAAATGCCTTGAAATTAAATTGGAATTGGTATGCATTAATTGTTCTATTAATTGTATTTATTCTTTTATTAAGTTCTAAAGCCGGCTGGATTGGTTTACTTTTATTTTTGGTTTATTTTTCAAGAAACCTGCTTAAAAAAAAGGGAATTAAGCATGTTGTTTTGATGTTTGGATTTTTAATTGGTTTGTTTTTTACATTAAATATTTATTTCACTCCACTTTTTACAGTAAGGATACCCCAATTATCTGTAATAACAGATGCATTAAAGGGAAGAAACAGTGAGAATGAAATAGTAAAAACAAGCACTGATGGAACAGGTAGCAGAATATTAGTATGGAAAGCTGCCATTGAAATTATAAAAAACAATTTTTGGATAGGTGTTGGAACTGGTGATGCCAAAGATAAAATGCTTGAGAAGTATAAAGAAATGGAAATGACTACTGAATATGAGCATAAGCTGAATTCTCACAATCAATATTTGAATACTTTTATTGCATTAGGGATCTTTGGATTTTCTGTGCTTATTTTATGTTTTATTTTTCCATTTTATTTTTCGTACAAAAATCAATTTATTCTTTATGGCGCATTTATTATTTTTGTAGCCGTTAATTTTTTATTCGAATCTATGCTTGAAAGGCAAGCTGGAGTTATATTTTTCACTTTCTTTAACAGCATTTTCATTTTTTCCCTAAATCAAAGTAACAATGATCCCATTCTCGCCTCCAAGAATTGA
- a CDS encoding acyltransferase has protein sequence MVYGFFNTKEKKFFNKTRISSSVKLINKGNISINNNVWIGHFCLLDGIGGINIGQGVHIASHSCIYTHSSENSIRLLGEKYIEVPANDRPGYISGPVEIGAYTFIGTSCVILAGTTIGKGCIIGAGSIVRGNFPDYSVIVGNPGKIVGDTKNIDKKLLLEGVSFENYYDKSFIPASQAIGH, from the coding sequence ATGGTCTATGGTTTTTTTAATACTAAGGAAAAAAAGTTCTTCAATAAAACCCGTATCAGCTCCTCTGTTAAACTCATCAATAAAGGTAATATCAGCATAAATAATAATGTTTGGATTGGGCACTTTTGTTTGCTTGATGGAATTGGGGGAATTAATATCGGGCAAGGAGTTCACATAGCATCTCATTCCTGTATTTATACACACAGTAGTGAGAATTCCATTCGATTGCTAGGAGAAAAATACATTGAGGTTCCTGCCAATGATAGACCCGGATATATAAGCGGACCAGTTGAAATTGGCGCCTATACTTTTATTGGGACTTCTTGTGTAATATTGGCTGGAACAACAATTGGAAAAGGATGCATTATTGGCGCAGGTAGTATTGTAAGAGGTAACTTTCCAGACTATTCTGTTATAGTAGGCAATCCTGGAAAAATTGTAGGTGATACCAAAAACATAGATAAAAAATTACTTCTGGAAGGAGTAAGTTTTGAAAATTATTATGATAAATCATTTATTCCTGCCAGCCAGGCAATAGGCCATTGA
- a CDS encoding glycosyltransferase family 4 protein: MSSAKYIYIVQVTRQLSIDIVNNFSRQGADVHLITGVVESNYDALDQKVKLTSLIKYNSTSSFKRLFTWSVFTVYSFFYVLFSSRKNELILVTTPPFIVFIGLFFKKIRNQKYHLVIWDLYPDVLVNFGVSKESSLLIRIWKNMNIKCFNNAETIFTLGQHIADAIQKYTKKEIVIIPNWVKSDFLKPIPKKDNPFAIEHKLTEKLVIMYSGNLGLTHNIESIIDSAEILKNNANIHFVIIGDGVKKVKISQIVKEKKLENVLLLPYQEKEVLPFSLGCADIGVVTLSQGAENISVPSKTYYMLAAGSAILALASADSELGTLIAMHKCGEIFNGNNPQAIANFVLHLSLNKDDLIRFKDNSRKASFNYTPENAKLYYKYICNKINLKHV; this comes from the coding sequence ATGAGTTCGGCAAAATACATATATATTGTTCAGGTTACCAGACAATTATCAATTGACATTGTAAATAATTTTTCCCGGCAAGGGGCAGATGTACATTTAATAACTGGCGTTGTAGAAAGCAATTACGATGCTTTAGATCAAAAGGTAAAACTTACTTCTTTAATAAAATACAACAGTACTTCCAGCTTCAAGCGTTTGTTTACCTGGTCAGTTTTTACAGTTTATTCTTTTTTTTACGTACTTTTTTCAAGCAGGAAAAATGAATTGATTTTGGTTACAACACCACCTTTTATTGTTTTTATCGGTCTTTTTTTTAAAAAAATACGAAATCAAAAATATCATTTGGTAATATGGGATCTTTACCCGGATGTATTGGTGAATTTTGGCGTATCGAAAGAATCTTCCCTATTGATCAGGATATGGAAAAATATGAATATAAAGTGTTTTAATAATGCGGAAACCATTTTTACACTAGGGCAACATATAGCTGATGCTATTCAAAAATACACAAAAAAGGAAATAGTTATTATTCCAAACTGGGTAAAATCTGATTTTCTAAAACCTATTCCAAAAAAAGATAATCCTTTTGCCATAGAGCATAAATTAACTGAAAAATTGGTAATAATGTATTCAGGTAATTTAGGTTTAACCCATAACATTGAATCAATAATTGATTCAGCTGAAATTTTAAAAAACAATGCCAATATTCACTTTGTAATAATTGGCGATGGAGTAAAAAAAGTCAAAATAAGCCAGATTGTTAAAGAAAAAAAACTAGAAAATGTTTTGCTTTTACCCTACCAGGAAAAAGAAGTGCTGCCTTTTTCTTTAGGCTGTGCTGATATTGGAGTAGTAACCCTTAGCCAGGGGGCAGAAAATATTTCAGTTCCTAGTAAAACATATTATATGCTGGCAGCAGGTTCTGCAATTTTAGCCCTTGCCTCAGCTGATTCTGAATTGGGGACTTTAATAGCTATGCATAAATGTGGTGAAATATTCAACGGAAATAATCCCCAGGCAATTGCAAACTTTGTTCTTCACCTTTCTTTGAATAAGGATGATTTAATCAGATTTAAAGACAATTCTCGCAAAGCCTCTTTTAATTATACTCCCGAAAATGCTAAGCTTTATTATAAGTATATTTGCAATAAAATAAATTTGAAACATGTTTAG
- a CDS encoding glycosyl transferase → MLNFCTLFDSFYLTRGLTMYRSLEKSCGDFHLYIFAFDDNSFNILNKLKLEKATIIPLADFENDRLLAVKPTRTKAEYCWTCTSSTILYVIEKYNVSHCTYLDADLYFYQDPKILIQEMGNNSILITEHRYPPKFNRISTSGIYCVQFITFLNDEYGMEALRWWSNACIEWCYDRYEDGKFGDQKYLDDWTTRFKGVHVLQHLGGGLASWNVEQYPFVSRKANIITFIHKKDNSKFEAVFYHFHHVRFFKNDIVDLGWRHPTMPVVNNLYVPYIKELSDNENVVKLMDPGFNIPLQEFALIKSKGLKNKIKYLIKMVYRYNVFNTKKLIANNADK, encoded by the coding sequence ATGCTTAATTTCTGTACATTATTCGATTCTTTTTACCTCACGCGTGGTTTAACAATGTATAGATCATTGGAAAAATCATGTGGTGATTTTCATTTATATATTTTCGCTTTTGATGATAATAGTTTTAATATTTTAAACAAATTAAAACTTGAAAAGGCAACAATTATTCCTCTTGCAGATTTTGAAAATGACAGATTACTTGCAGTAAAACCTACAAGAACAAAAGCAGAATACTGCTGGACATGTACTTCTTCAACAATTCTATATGTTATTGAAAAGTATAATGTATCGCACTGTACATACCTTGATGCTGATCTTTATTTTTATCAGGACCCCAAAATTTTAATTCAAGAAATGGGGAATAATTCTATATTGATAACAGAACACCGTTATCCACCTAAGTTTAACAGAATTTCCACTTCAGGAATTTACTGTGTACAGTTTATTACTTTTTTGAATGATGAATATGGCATGGAAGCCCTAAGATGGTGGAGCAATGCTTGTATTGAATGGTGTTACGATAGATATGAAGATGGAAAATTCGGAGATCAGAAATACTTGGATGACTGGACAACACGATTTAAAGGAGTTCATGTGTTGCAACATCTAGGCGGAGGCCTGGCATCATGGAATGTTGAGCAATACCCGTTTGTTTCAAGAAAAGCAAATATTATTACCTTTATTCATAAGAAAGATAATTCAAAATTTGAAGCTGTTTTTTACCATTTTCACCATGTTCGTTTTTTTAAAAACGATATCGTTGATCTGGGCTGGAGGCATCCTACAATGCCTGTAGTTAACAATCTGTATGTTCCTTATATTAAAGAGTTGAGCGACAATGAAAATGTTGTTAAACTGATGGATCCTGGTTTTAACATACCATTACAAGAGTTTGCTTTAATTAAAAGCAAAGGATTAAAAAACAAAATTAAATATTTAATAAAAATGGTTTACCGCTACAATGTTTTTAATACAAAAAAACTGATTGCAAATAATGCGGATAAATAA
- a CDS encoding glycosyltransferase family 2 protein, translated as MKLSIIIPAYNEEESITETIDAIEAALINIKIDHEILIVNDNSKDCTEKKLEELCFKYPLTVKYFTNPGPNGFGNAIKYGLERFNGDCVAIMMADLSDSPYDLIKFYTTMLEKDVDCVFGTRWSRGGKVIDYPLVKKIINRIANRIIGIVMNISYNDTTNAFKLYKKEVILGIKPILSPHFNLTVELPLKAIIRGYSYEIMANSWTNRKYGQSKLKIKEMGSRYFFILLYCFIEKFFSKGDFKKQKMPI; from the coding sequence ATGAAGTTAAGTATTATTATTCCAGCTTATAATGAAGAAGAATCAATTACAGAAACAATTGATGCTATTGAAGCAGCTTTAATTAATATCAAAATTGATCACGAAATCTTAATTGTAAATGATAATTCAAAAGACTGCACGGAAAAAAAATTGGAAGAATTATGCTTTAAGTATCCATTAACTGTTAAGTATTTTACCAATCCTGGACCTAACGGTTTTGGAAATGCAATCAAATATGGCTTAGAAAGGTTTAATGGAGATTGTGTTGCTATAATGATGGCTGACTTATCTGATTCTCCATATGATTTGATTAAATTTTACACCACCATGTTAGAGAAAGATGTGGATTGTGTTTTTGGCACCAGATGGAGCAGGGGGGGAAAGGTTATTGATTATCCTTTAGTAAAAAAAATAATTAATCGGATAGCGAATAGAATTATTGGTATTGTTATGAATATTAGTTACAATGATACCACAAATGCATTTAAACTTTATAAAAAAGAAGTTATTCTGGGGATTAAACCTATTTTGTCTCCTCATTTTAATTTAACAGTTGAATTACCCCTTAAGGCGATTATTAGAGGTTATTCTTATGAAATTATGGCAAATTCCTGGACTAACAGAAAATATGGTCAGTCAAAACTTAAAATTAAGGAAATGGGAAGCAGATATTTTTTTATTCTTCTTTATTGTTTTATAGAAAAGTTTTTTTCAAAAGGTGATTTTAAAAAACAAAAGATGCCAATTTAG